Part of the Halopenitus persicus genome is shown below.
CGCTGCTCCGTCGCGTCGTCGACGACATCAGGGACCCGCTGCTCTTTCAGGAGGGCGCCGGAACGACTCCGGAGACGACGCTCAAAGCCGAGCTCGAGTCCCTGCTCGAGCAGTACGGGGTCGCGATCGATATGACGACCTTCCACGCGCTTGCGTACTACCTCTATCGCGACTTTCGGGGGTTCGGCAAGGTCGATCCGCTCCTGAACGACCCCCACATCGAGGACGTCTCCTGTGACGGCTACGACCTTCCGATCTTCGTCTACCACGACACCTACACCGACGTCGAGACGAACGTCTCCTACGGGCAGGAGGAGCTCGACAACTACGTCATCCGGCTCGCCCAGCAGTCGGGACGACACATCTCCGTCGGCGAGCCGATCGTCGAGACGACCCTCCCGGACGGCTCCCGCGCCGAGTTGGCCCTCGGCGAGGAGGTCACGCCGAGGGGATCCGCGTTCACGATCCGGCAGTACGCCGACGAGCCGTTCACTCCGATCGATCTGATCGACTACGGAACGTTTTCGATCGAGCAGATGGCGTATTTCTGGCTGTGCATCGAGCACAACAAGTCGCTCATCTTCGCGGGCGGGACCGCCTCCGGCAAGACGACCTCGATGAACGCCGTCTCGATGTTCATCCCGCCGCGTGCGAAGGTGCTCACCATCGAGGACACCCGCGAGCTCTCGCTGTACCACGACAACTGGCTCTCCTCGGTGACCCGCGAGCGCCTTCACGAGGGCAGCGACATCGACATGTACGACCTGCTCCGTTCCGCGCTCCGCCACCGGCCCGAGTACATCCTGGTCGGCGAGGTCCGCGGCGAGGAGGCGGTCACCCTCTTTCAGGCGATGAACACCGGCCACACCACGTTCTCGACGATGCACGCCGACTCGATCGAGACCGTCATCAACCGGCTGGAGAACGAGCCGATCAACGTCCCACGCGCGATGGTGCAATCGCTCGATATGCTGTCGATCCAGACCCTCGCCAGGTTCGGCACCGAGCGCGTCCGGCGCGCGAAGGTGATCGGCGAGATCGGCCGGATCGACCAGCGGACCGGCGAGCTCGACTACTCCTCGGCGTTCGAGTGGACCCCGGAGTCCGATACCTTCACCGCGAACGACTCGGAGCTCCTCGGCGAGATCCAGGAGGAGCGGGGCTGGGACCGCGCCGAATTGCTCACCGAGATCGACCGTCGAGAGCGATTCCTCGAACTGCTCCGCGAGCTGGGCATCACGGGCTACAAGCGGTTCACCGCGCTCGTCAACGAGTACTACGCCGATCCCGACCGGGTGATGAAACGGCTCGAATCGAAGGCGGCGTCCGAGCCGGATGCGGAGGCGACGAACGCGTGACCCGACGATCCGGTCGGGAACGGCGGGACGACCGTGAGATCGACCGTATCGCGGCCTGCGGACGATGATCCGTTTCCTTCCGCTCGTGGCGTTGGCGGCCGCGCTCGGCGTGCTGATCGCTCCCACGGTGAGTCGACGTGCTGGACTGTTCGTCTCCCGACTCGCGCTGTCGCTGTTCGGTGACTACGTCGCCGACGAGAGCCCACGCAAGCAGGAGCAGCGTACGCTGTTGCGGTCGGCACACGCGAGTGCTACCCACCGCGTCTATGCCTCGAAGACGCTGCTGTACGCCGGCGCCGCCGGGATCGCGGGCGGGATACTGGGGATCTACGTTGCCGCGGGCGCCCTGTACGCCCTCGAGGTCGGAGGTGACCGGATCGAGGCAGCGCTGCCGACGGGACTCGCGTTCCTCGCCGACCTCGCTCGGCTCTCGACGATCGGGGTCGGCGAGCTGTTCCTCCTGTTGGTGTTCTTCTCCGGAACGCTGGGCGCGACGTCGGCGCTCGCCGTCTACTACGTCCGGTGGCTCGTGCTCGACCAGCGCGCACACGACCGCGGCGCCCGGATCGACGCGACGCTGCCGCGGACGGTCGCGTTCGTCTACGCGCTCTCCCGGTCCGGAATGACGTTCCCGACGGTGATGAACACCCTCGCCGAGAACGAGGACGTCTACGGCGAGGCGGCGACCGAACTGAGCGTCGCCGTCCGGGACATGAACACCTTCGGAACCGACGTCCTCACGGCGCTGCGTCGCGTCGCTCACCACACGCCGAGCGAGAACCTCGAGGAGTTCGCCGAGAACCTGGCGTCAGTGCTCGGGTCCGGGCGGTCGATCTCGGAGTTCCTCAACGACCAGTACGAACGCTACCAGGAGGAGTCGGAGGCACAACAGGAGCAGTACCTCGAGCTCCTGTCCACGTTCGCGGAGGCGTACGTCACGGTGTTGGTCGCAGGGCCACTCTTTTTCATTACGATCCTCGTCGTCGTCGGGCTCGTCATTCGAGACACCGTCCCGATCCTCCAAGTCGTCGTCTACGCGGGAATCCCGCTCGCCAGCGCCGGTTTCATCGTCTACGTGGACAGCGTAACGCAGCCGGTCGACGATTCGACGACCGCCCCGGTCGGCTCCGCCGGAACGGACGACCCGCCATCCGCGAGCCCCGTCGAGGACTCCGCCGGTCCGTCGGACCGGGCGACCGGAACGCGACCCGACGGTGGCCCCGCATCCGCCGCGGACGGGACCACCGACGACCGGTGGCGAACGGACCGCGAACGGCTCGCGCAGTACGACCGGCTCCAGCGCGTCCTCGGTTGGGCTCGTCGGCCGACGCGGCTGCTGTTGTGGCACCCGTACACCTCGCTGGCCATAACCGTTCCACTGGCCGTGGTCTGGGTCTGGTCGACGGCAACTCCGATCCCAACCGAATCGCTCGACGCGCTGGTTCGCGGGGTCGACGATGCGCTCGTTCAGTCGACGATCTTCGTGCTCGCGGTCTATGCCGTGTTATACGAGGTACAGAGCCGACGAACCGCCCGGATGGAGGCGGCGGTCCCGGACTTCCTGGATCGGTTGGCGTCGATCAACGAGGCCGGAATGACGGTCGTCGAGAGCCTTGACCGCGTTCGCCGGTCCGATCTCGACGATCTCACCCCGGAACTCGAACGGACCTGGCGGGACGTCGAGTGGGGCGCCAACGTGGAGTCGGCCCTGTATCGGATGGAGCGACGCATCAAGTCGCCGCTCGTCTCCCGTTCGATCGCGTTGATCGTGAACGCGATGCGGGCCAGCGGGGACATCGCGCCGGTTCTCAACATCGCCGCCGACGAGGCGCGGGCGACCCGGCAGCTCCGGCGCGAGCGAAAGCAGGTGATGTTGACCTACCTGATCGTGATATACATCTCCTTTCTCGTGTTCCTCGGGATCATCGCTTCGCTGACGCTCGCGTTCATTCCGGCGATCGAGGGGGCGGATCTCACGGGGTCGACGGCGGGAATGGGCGGGGTCGCGAGTGGCGTCGGCGGCGGAATCGCCGACGGGCTCGGCGACGCGAACGTGGCTGGGTACGAGCTGATCTTCTATCACGCGGCGGTCATTCAGGGCGTCTGTTCCGGACTGATCGCCGGCCAGCTCGGCGAAGGAGACCTCCGCGACGGAGTCAAACACGCGGTCGTCCTGCTCGCGGCGACGTACCTCGTTGCGGTCGCGATCGGTCTGATCTAGCCCGACCACGCCCGGAGCGGCGGATCGGACGGCGGGCCGCTCCGCCGTGGTGAGTCGCCTGGGTTTTTGAGGGACGAACACGAACCCGATCACGATGGCTGTCCGTCCCCCGAGCAACGACGCCGACGAACCGGACGCGATCGAGTTCGGAATCGCGGCGCTCGACGCCCACCTGGAGGAGTCCCACGTCGAGTTCCCGGCGACCCAACGGGAGGTGCTCGAGGGGCTCTCCTCGACGGCGGTTCCCTACGACGCGTCGGGCCGAACGCTCGACCTCGAGGAGGCGTTCGACCGCGTCCCGCGGGAGCGTTTCGAGACCCGCACCGAGCTGATGAACGCGGTCCATCCCGTCTTCGAGGAGCATCGCCGTCAGGGCAGGTCGATGCTGGATCGGCTCCGCGAGGCGCTTCCGTTTTGAGACGCTCGCCGGCCGGTTCCCGCTCGACGCCGCGGGCACTCAGTCCGGCTCGACGCCGAACTGCTCCCGGTGCAGCGTCAGGATCATATCGGCCAGGAAGCCGAACATCAACAGTTGAACCCCCAGCAGGACTCCCGCCGCGGAGACGATCGCCAGGATCTCGTGGCCGATGCCGTGAGCGATCCAGTCGTAGAGCACGTAGATCGCAACGAGGAGGCCGCCCGCCGCCGCGATCGTTCCGACGCTCCCGAAGTAGAACAGGGGGTTGTTCGTCTTCGCCTTTCGGTACAGCTCCAGGAAGATGATTCCCCCATCGCGGATCGGGTGGAGATTGGTATCGGACCCCGCCGGACGCGGGCGGTACGTGATGGGGACGACCTCGACGGCGACGCCGCGCTTGACGCACTCGACTGCCATCTCGGTCTCGATGCCGAACCCCTCGGCAGCGAGCGAGAGGGATTCGAACGAGTCCCGCGTGAACGCCCGGTAGCCGGAGAGGATGTCACCGTAGTCACGTCCGTGGATGCGTGCGAACGCTCTGTTTATGAGCCGATTACCGATCCGGTTGAGCCGCGTCATCGCGCCGGGGCGCATATCCGCGAACCGGTTCCCGATGACGTGGTCGGCTCGCCCGTCCCGGAGCGGTTCGAGCATCGCCGGCGCGTCCGCGGCGTCGTAGGTCGCGTCGGCGTCCGCGAGCAACACGAACTCGGCGGTGACGTGGTCCCGGACCGCCTCACGAACGGCCTGTCCCTTCCCCTCGCCGGACTGTTCGATCACCCGAGCGCCCGCCCCGGCGGCGAGCTGCCGCGTTCCGTCGGTCGAGCCCCCGTCGACGACGAGGACGTTCTCGAACCCCTCGTCGCGGTAGGCGGCAACGACGTCTTCGATCGTGGCGGCCTCGTCCATCGTCGGCAGGAGGACGCACACGTCGGACGATACAGCCATCGTCGAATCGTGGTTCACGTGATCGGTTAAGTATGCGGGTTTGTGCGCCGGTCGGTCGCGCCGGTCGGACCGAAGCGGCGGGACGCCCCTGACACACAACCACTATACGCGACGCTCGACTAGCGGGGCGTAATGCCCGACACGCCCGAGGAACCGGACGATCGACTCGGCGGATCGTCCGGTGACCAGTCACCGTCCGCGTCCGTCCGTGAGCCGGACGTCGGGGACGGAACCGACGCGGGCCAGCCAGGCGGAGACGCGACGCCAACCGACGGCGACGCCGAGCCCGGATCGGTGACCGTGGTCGGCACGGCTCACGTCTCAAGCGAGAGCGTGACCGAGGTCGAGGAGACGATCGAACGCGAGCGACCGGACGTCGTCGCCGTCGAGCTCGACGAGGGTCGGTACCGACAGCTCCAGGGCGAAACGCCCGACGATTTGGACGCGAGCGACCTCCTCAAGGGGAACACCGTCTTCCAGTTCCTCGCCTACTGGATGCTGTCGTACGTTCAGACCCAGCTCGGCGACCGGTTCGACATCGAACCCGGCGCGGATATGATGGCGGCCGTCGAGACCGCGCAGTCGCTGGGGATCGACGTCGCGCTCGTCGATCGTGACATTCAGACGACGATGCAGCGGTTCTGGGCCCGAATGACGATCGCCGAGAAGCTCCGGATGGTCGGCGGTCTCGCGTTCGGCGTGACCGACTCCCGGATCGTCGGCATTCTCGTCGGCCTCCTCGTGGGCTTGCTTGTCGGTCCCGCCATCGGTCTGTTCGGCGGATCGATCGGGATCACCGACGCCGTGCTGCTCCGGGTTGCCGGCGGTGCCCTCGTCGGCGCCGTGATCGCGTATCTGGTCGATGCCCTCGGATCTCGTGCGCTGGACCCCGAATCGCGGCTCGTCGCCGCGCTGGGTGCCGGGCTGGCGGCCGCGGGGGTCGTCGCGGCCACGGGCGTCCTCGATGGCGTCCTGACCGCGTGGCTGGGACCGTTCACGATCCGCGCGATCGGCAGCCTCGGCCTCGGCCTGATCGGCGGCGTGACGCTGGGCCTGTTTGCCGCCGGCGTGCTCAGCCTGTTCGGGGAACTCGAGCCGACCGACGAGGGGGGCATCGAGGAGTTGGAGCTCTCGGAGCTGACCGACGCCGACGCCGTCACGATGATGATGGAGGAGTTTCGGCAGTTCTCTCCCGGGGGCGCCGAGGCGCTCATCGACGAGCGGGACGCCTACATCGCCCATCGACTCGTCGCGCTCCGGGACCGCGGTTTCGACGTCGTCGCCGTCGTCGGTGCCGGCCATCGACGGGGGATCGAGTCGTATCTCGAGGACCCCGCAACGCTGCCGCTGGCGGCCGACCTCGTCGGAACCGAGCGGGCACGGAACCACCGAATCCCGTGGGGAACGATCATCGGCTATGCGATCTCGATCGCCTTCATCGGGTTCTTCGTCCTGCTTGCGATGGCGGGGGTCGGCAACGAGTTCCTCCTCCGGCTGTTCGCGGCGTGGTTCGCGATCAACGCCGTCTTCGCGTTCACGTTCGCGAAGCTCGCGGGCGCCCGGTGGACGTCCGCCGGCGTCGGCGGCGCGGTCGCGTGGATGACGTCGATCAACCCGATGCTCGCGCCGGGCTGGTTCGCCGGCTGGGTGGAGCTGCGAAGCCTCTCGGTCAACGTGAGCGACGTCGCCACGCTGAACGAGCTGCTGTCCGATGAGACCAAACCCGTGACGCAGATACTCGCCGAGATGTTCGACGTGCCCCTCTTCCGGCTGATCATGGTCGTCGCGATGACGAACGTCGGCAGCATCGTCGCCAGCTTTCTGTTCGCGACGTATCTCCTGCCGCTGTTCGGCGCCGAGATCGGCGGGATCGACGGCGTCTCACGGCTGATGATCGAAGGAGCACGAAACAGCGCGGACGCGATCTGGGCGGCGGTGACGACGCAATGAGTCGGCCACACGGCGGCCGCGGCGTCCGTATCGGCGGCCTCCAGTTCAGCCGCACCGAGCTGCGGGACCTCCTCGTCGCCTGGATCGCGCTCGGCGTTGCGTTCGCCGTCTTCTTCGAGGGCGGAGCGAGGGCACTCAGTGCGCTGTTATCCCCGGTCGGAGTCGTGTTGGTCGGCATCAGCCTGGCGACGGCCGGCGTCGCGTTCCTCCTCCACGAGGTCGCCCACAAGGTCGTCGCGGTCCATTACGATCAGGTGGCCGAGTTCCGGGCGGACCACGGGATGTTGTTCCTCGCGGTGATGTCGGCGTTCCTCGGATTCATCTTTGCGGCACCCGGCGCGGTCCACCATCGAGGGCGGCTGACGCCGCGGGAACACGGACACATCGCGCTGGCGGGTCCTGCGGTGAACCTCGGCCTCAGCGTGCTTTTCGCGCCGGTCCTCGTGATCGGCTTCGCGACCCAATCCACGATCGTCTCGGTGCTCGGCGCGCGCGGCGTCGCGATCAATCTCTTTCTCGCGGCGTTCAACCTGATCCCGTACGGTCCCCTCGACGGGAAGACCGTGATCGGCTGGAACAAGCCGGTCTGGGCCGCCTGTTTCGTCGTCTCGGCGGTCGCGACGGCCGGATTCCTGATGAGCGGCGCCGGCGCGTACGCGTTCTAGAGTCGACGGTTGCGACCAGCCTCGGAGACCGCTGCCAGCTACGGCGGTCGCTACCAGCCACCGTTCGAACCGATCGACCGACAAGCGGTGTGTTTTTGGACCGGCGAACCGCCTGCACGAGTATGAACGAGGACGAAGCCTCCGGTTCGAACGCCGCCGTTGACGGCGGGCACGACGGAGACGACGCGGAGCTCACCTACGCGGAGTCGGGCGTCGACATCGACGCGAGCGAGGCAGCGACGGCGGCGCTCATCGGCGCGGTCGGCGACTCCGAGGGGGATTACGCCGGACTGCTCGACATCGGTGACCGCTATCTCGCGCTCGCGACGGACGGGGTCGGGACGAAGCTGCTCGTCGCCGAGGCGCTCGGCGACTACTCGACGATCGGCATCGACTGCATCGCGATGAACGTCAACGACCTCGTGGCGGCGGGGGTTCGGCCGGTCGCGTTCGTCGATTATCTCGCGGTTGAGGACCCGGACGAGACCGTCTCGGAACAGGTCGGACGGGGACTCGACCGGGGTGCCGACCGCGCCGACATCGAGCTGGTCGGCGGCGAGACGGCGGTGATGCCCGAGGTGATCCGGGGGCTCGACCTCGCCGGCACGTGTGCCGGCCTCGCTCGGACGGACGCCGTCTTCGACGGAACGGCCGAGCCGGGCGACGCGCTCGTCGGGTGGGCCTCGTCGGGAATCCACTCGAACGGGCTGACGCTCGCCCGAACGGCCGCGACTCGGCGCCACGAGTACACCGATCCGTACCCCTACGACGGCTACGAGACGATCGGCGAGGCGCTGTTGGAGCCGACACGGATCTACACGGACCTCCTCGATCCGCTTCGCGAGCATGGGGTTCGCGGCGCGGCCCACGTGACGGGCGGCGGCTGGACGAACCTCGAGCGGCTCGGCGAGCACCGCTACGTGATCGAGGACCCCTACGACGCCCAGCCGGTCTTCACGTTCGTTCAGGAGGAGGGTTCCGTCTCGGACGAGGAGATGCATCGGACGTTCAATATGGGCACGGGATTCGTCGCCGCCGTCGACGCCGATCGGGCGTCGGCGCTTGCCGACGCGAGCGGTGGACGCGTGATCGGTCACGTCGAGGAAGGCGAAGCGGTCGAGATTCGAGAGTTGAAACTGTAGCTCGGACCGAAGATGGACCGGTAACGGATGGCGAACAGGGTACGCGTGTCGTCGCTCCACCCCCGGCGCGTACCGCACCCGCCCGGACCGGGAGTGGACGGTTCTCAGCGCATACGGACGCTGGTTCGATATCCGGTTTAAAATCGAGGGAGCGGTGGACCGACGAGCGGCGAATCGATCCGTTCGGACGTCGGTCGAACGACCTAGGACAGATGCGCGGCGATGTCCGCCTCGGTGATGATCCCGACGGTCTCGCCGCCGTCGGTGACCATCACGGCTTTGTAGTGGTCGAGGAGGTTGCGGAGCTCGTCGACGGTCGCCTCGGGTGCGACGGTCGGGAACGACTCGCTCATCACCTCGCTGACGGGCAACTCGCCGACGTTTTCGCCGGCGTGGACGATGTCACCCTGGCTGATCGAGCCGACCGGGACGCCGTTTTGGAGGACGGGGAGCTGTGAGTACGCCTCCCGCTCCATCAGCGCAACCGCCTCCCCGGCGGCGTCGTCCGGGGCGACGCTGATGACGGTTTCGTGCATCAGATCGCGGGCTCTGACGACCTCGCCCTCCGCCTCCTCGAGGGCGTTGACGATCCGCCGAAGCGTCGAGAGCCGCGGGTCGACGTCCCCTCCCTCGATCCGGGCGATGAGGGGCTGTGAGACGCCGGCCGACTCCGCGAGGGCGCTTTGGGTCAGTCCCAGCGCGTTGCGGCGCTCCCGGAGATCCTGTGGCGTGGGTAAGTCCATACGGGGGATAACTATGGGTTATACGAAAAGGTTTCGGCGGCGGTCCATCTCGCCCGCGGGACGACGCACGGACCGGTCGCCAACCGGGAGTCGGCCGGGATCAGGGACCCCGTCAGGACCGGAAGTCGACCGGTTACTCGGCCTCGTCGGCCTCGGTTTCGACGATCTCGATGACCTCCAGGGGAACGTCACGGAGCGCGCCGCCGACCTCGCTTTTCGCGATCCGGGAGGCGTGCTCCTCGCCGTCCGCGTTGAAGATCTCGATCTCCAGGAGGAGACCGACGAGCGCGGTGCCGGCGGCGATGAACGCCGAGTCGAAGGGCTCGCCACAGGCGGGACACGGGGTCGCACCCACTTCGACCTCGACGTACTGTTTGTCGGTCTCGTTGAGTCGTTTGCCGGCCTCGCTGACCGCGACGCCGATGGCGTCATCGATGTCCTCGACGTCTCGAACCAACCAGGCGGCCTCCATCGCGACCAGGTAGTTGCTCATACGTGCGGGTGGGTGTGGGAACACACGTGCTTTGCGGTTTGACGTCGGCATACCGCGACCGTCCACGCACGCGCTGCCGTTCCGATCGATAGGCGCACGACCCACAGCCCTTCGTCATAAGTTATGCAAATGGGTCGA
Proteins encoded:
- a CDS encoding DUF555 domain-containing protein, which encodes MSNYLVAMEAAWLVRDVEDIDDAIGVAVSEAGKRLNETDKQYVEVEVGATPCPACGEPFDSAFIAAGTALVGLLLEIEIFNADGEEHASRIAKSEVGGALRDVPLEVIEIVETEADEAE
- a CDS encoding CBS domain-containing protein; amino-acid sequence: MDLPTPQDLRERRNALGLTQSALAESAGVSQPLIARIEGGDVDPRLSTLRRIVNALEEAEGEVVRARDLMHETVISVAPDDAAGEAVALMEREAYSQLPVLQNGVPVGSISQGDIVHAGENVGELPVSEVMSESFPTVAPEATVDELRNLLDHYKAVMVTDGGETVGIITEADIAAHLS
- a CDS encoding TraB/GumN family protein, which produces MPDTPEEPDDRLGGSSGDQSPSASVREPDVGDGTDAGQPGGDATPTDGDAEPGSVTVVGTAHVSSESVTEVEETIERERPDVVAVELDEGRYRQLQGETPDDLDASDLLKGNTVFQFLAYWMLSYVQTQLGDRFDIEPGADMMAAVETAQSLGIDVALVDRDIQTTMQRFWARMTIAEKLRMVGGLAFGVTDSRIVGILVGLLVGLLVGPAIGLFGGSIGITDAVLLRVAGGALVGAVIAYLVDALGSRALDPESRLVAALGAGLAAAGVVAATGVLDGVLTAWLGPFTIRAIGSLGLGLIGGVTLGLFAAGVLSLFGELEPTDEGGIEELELSELTDADAVTMMMEEFRQFSPGGAEALIDERDAYIAHRLVALRDRGFDVVAVVGAGHRRGIESYLEDPATLPLAADLVGTERARNHRIPWGTIIGYAISIAFIGFFVLLAMAGVGNEFLLRLFAAWFAINAVFAFTFAKLAGARWTSAGVGGAVAWMTSINPMLAPGWFAGWVELRSLSVNVSDVATLNELLSDETKPVTQILAEMFDVPLFRLIMVVAMTNVGSIVASFLFATYLLPLFGAEIGGIDGVSRLMIEGARNSADAIWAAVTTQ
- a CDS encoding type II secretion system F family protein, producing the protein MIRFLPLVALAAALGVLIAPTVSRRAGLFVSRLALSLFGDYVADESPRKQEQRTLLRSAHASATHRVYASKTLLYAGAAGIAGGILGIYVAAGALYALEVGGDRIEAALPTGLAFLADLARLSTIGVGELFLLLVFFSGTLGATSALAVYYVRWLVLDQRAHDRGARIDATLPRTVAFVYALSRSGMTFPTVMNTLAENEDVYGEAATELSVAVRDMNTFGTDVLTALRRVAHHTPSENLEEFAENLASVLGSGRSISEFLNDQYERYQEESEAQQEQYLELLSTFAEAYVTVLVAGPLFFITILVVVGLVIRDTVPILQVVVYAGIPLASAGFIVYVDSVTQPVDDSTTAPVGSAGTDDPPSASPVEDSAGPSDRATGTRPDGGPASAADGTTDDRWRTDRERLAQYDRLQRVLGWARRPTRLLLWHPYTSLAITVPLAVVWVWSTATPIPTESLDALVRGVDDALVQSTIFVLAVYAVLYEVQSRRTARMEAAVPDFLDRLASINEAGMTVVESLDRVRRSDLDDLTPELERTWRDVEWGANVESALYRMERRIKSPLVSRSIALIVNAMRASGDIAPVLNIAADEARATRQLRRERKQVMLTYLIVIYISFLVFLGIIASLTLAFIPAIEGADLTGSTAGMGGVASGVGGGIADGLGDANVAGYELIFYHAAVIQGVCSGLIAGQLGEGDLRDGVKHAVVLLAATYLVAVAIGLI
- the purM gene encoding phosphoribosylformylglycinamidine cyclo-ligase → MNEDEASGSNAAVDGGHDGDDAELTYAESGVDIDASEAATAALIGAVGDSEGDYAGLLDIGDRYLALATDGVGTKLLVAEALGDYSTIGIDCIAMNVNDLVAAGVRPVAFVDYLAVEDPDETVSEQVGRGLDRGADRADIELVGGETAVMPEVIRGLDLAGTCAGLARTDAVFDGTAEPGDALVGWASSGIHSNGLTLARTAATRRHEYTDPYPYDGYETIGEALLEPTRIYTDLLDPLREHGVRGAAHVTGGGWTNLERLGEHRYVIEDPYDAQPVFTFVQEEGSVSDEEMHRTFNMGTGFVAAVDADRASALADASGGRVIGHVEEGEAVEIRELKL
- a CDS encoding zinc metalloprotease, with amino-acid sequence MSRPHGGRGVRIGGLQFSRTELRDLLVAWIALGVAFAVFFEGGARALSALLSPVGVVLVGISLATAGVAFLLHEVAHKVVAVHYDQVAEFRADHGMLFLAVMSAFLGFIFAAPGAVHHRGRLTPREHGHIALAGPAVNLGLSVLFAPVLVIGFATQSTIVSVLGARGVAINLFLAAFNLIPYGPLDGKTVIGWNKPVWAACFVVSAVATAGFLMSGAGAYAF
- the aglJ gene encoding S-layer glycoprotein N-glycosyltransferase AglJ produces the protein MAVSSDVCVLLPTMDEAATIEDVVAAYRDEGFENVLVVDGGSTDGTRQLAAGAGARVIEQSGEGKGQAVREAVRDHVTAEFVLLADADATYDAADAPAMLEPLRDGRADHVIGNRFADMRPGAMTRLNRIGNRLINRAFARIHGRDYGDILSGYRAFTRDSFESLSLAAEGFGIETEMAVECVKRGVAVEVVPITYRPRPAGSDTNLHPIRDGGIIFLELYRKAKTNNPLFYFGSVGTIAAAGGLLVAIYVLYDWIAHGIGHEILAIVSAAGVLLGVQLLMFGFLADMILTLHREQFGVEPD
- a CDS encoding type II/IV secretion system ATPase subunit; protein product: MSGDTNAGTGGDGRLETLRRRAVRTWEMLRGSDIAVRPFRPGTDGPLGTFTPPDDETEVDRYWVNAPFAYVVVTYDDEESEHRYHAVEPDLDAFTTSLLRRVVDDIRDPLLFQEGAGTTPETTLKAELESLLEQYGVAIDMTTFHALAYYLYRDFRGFGKVDPLLNDPHIEDVSCDGYDLPIFVYHDTYTDVETNVSYGQEELDNYVIRLAQQSGRHISVGEPIVETTLPDGSRAELALGEEVTPRGSAFTIRQYADEPFTPIDLIDYGTFSIEQMAYFWLCIEHNKSLIFAGGTASGKTTSMNAVSMFIPPRAKVLTIEDTRELSLYHDNWLSSVTRERLHEGSDIDMYDLLRSALRHRPEYILVGEVRGEEAVTLFQAMNTGHTTFSTMHADSIETVINRLENEPINVPRAMVQSLDMLSIQTLARFGTERVRRAKVIGEIGRIDQRTGELDYSSAFEWTPESDTFTANDSELLGEIQEERGWDRAELLTEIDRRERFLELLRELGITGYKRFTALVNEYYADPDRVMKRLESKAASEPDAEATNA